The proteins below are encoded in one region of Nitrospinota bacterium:
- a CDS encoding redoxin family protein, protein MSFVKRAIGLLCAAAISSCGGTYDDLRPSGEDLRPQASSGEASATSKAADFTLSDTLGRSVNLYETLATGKGVVLYFTMWCPICAAHMDHMLNNVTPLFPDIRFFLVDYVSGTVQGARGEEVSNGYSGTAFTTLVDSNGALLGSYGATMGTTVVIASDGEIVMNEDYKDGKALTAALEGLQ, encoded by the coding sequence ATGTCATTCGTTAAGCGGGCCATCGGCCTGTTATGCGCGGCGGCAATAAGCTCCTGCGGAGGGACCTATGACGACCTGCGCCCGTCGGGGGAAGACTTGCGCCCACAGGCCAGCTCCGGAGAGGCCTCCGCAACTTCCAAAGCGGCGGATTTCACCCTTTCGGACACGTTGGGGCGCAGCGTGAACCTTTATGAGACCCTGGCGACGGGCAAGGGCGTGGTCCTGTATTTCACCATGTGGTGCCCGATATGCGCCGCCCACATGGACCATATGCTAAACAACGTGACGCCCCTTTTCCCCGATATCAGGTTTTTCCTTGTTGATTACGTGTCCGGGACTGTCCAGGGAGCCAGGGGCGAGGAAGTGTCCAACGGATATTCCGGGACTGCGTTCACCACGCTGGTGGATTCCAATGGAGCCTTGCTTGGGTCGTACGGAGCCACGATGGGGACAACGGTGGTGATCGCTTCCGATGGGGAAATCGTGATGAATGAGGATTACAAGGATGGAAAGGCCCTGACGGCGGCGCTGGAGGGGCTTCAATGA
- a CDS encoding alpha/beta hydrolase produces the protein MTSRPKNLLLAALILALALVSLRGYIRIMEPVYLFHPPGGLQINPSMMEMEYRDVTMESGRFRIHGWLLPKKEAAGYVVFFHGNAENVSHRVGFAKALAPLKANILLVDYRGYGISEGTPSIEGVAQDAVAALEWLHVKHKVPLDRIVLWGFSLGGAAALAVAEKYPAVAGVVVESSFISLRTFATEIFPWIPAALVTDAMDNGAIAGRLATPKLFIHGTADTIIPFSHGQAFYEMAAGPKYFLVAKGAGHGNALEAQGAPERTINWIQERLENASQQR, from the coding sequence ATGACTTCGCGTCCAAAAAATCTTCTTCTTGCGGCGCTGATTTTAGCTCTCGCACTCGTCTCCCTGCGGGGTTATATCAGGATAATGGAGCCTGTGTATCTTTTCCATCCCCCCGGCGGCCTGCAGATAAATCCCTCCATGATGGAGATGGAATACCGGGATGTGACCATGGAGTCGGGACGATTCAGGATTCACGGCTGGCTGTTGCCGAAAAAGGAGGCCGCCGGGTATGTGGTGTTCTTCCACGGCAACGCGGAAAACGTCTCGCACAGGGTTGGGTTCGCAAAGGCGTTGGCGCCGTTGAAGGCCAATATACTTCTTGTGGACTATCGCGGATACGGGATCAGCGAAGGGACGCCGTCTATTGAGGGAGTGGCCCAGGACGCGGTGGCGGCGTTGGAGTGGCTCCACGTAAAACATAAAGTCCCGCTGGACAGAATTGTGCTGTGGGGCTTTTCACTTGGCGGAGCGGCGGCGCTGGCTGTGGCGGAGAAATATCCGGCTGTGGCGGGGGTGGTGGTGGAGTCTTCTTTTATCTCGCTTCGAACTTTCGCCACCGAAATATTCCCATGGATCCCGGCGGCGCTGGTGACCGACGCCATGGACAATGGCGCCATAGCCGGCCGGCTTGCCACCCCAAAGCTTTTCATCCACGGGACGGCCGACACGATTATCCCATTTTCGCACGGCCAGGCGTTTTACGAAATGGCGGCCGGGCCCAAATATTTTCTGGTGGCGAAAGGCGCCGGGCATGGAAACGCCCTTGAGGCCCAAGGCGCGCCTGAGCGGACGATAAACTGGATTCAAGAAAGGCTGGAGAACGCTTCACAGCAGCGATGA
- a CDS encoding four-helix bundle copper-binding protein, translated as MNRRELIIGAGAMAVAAVSGTAFAADEHQHHHASGGGAYDKLISEAVECMKRGELCLHHCFTSFAAGDTALAACASSVNDMLAFCAATVKIAANESKYAKEAVATCMKICQDCENECRKHEKKHATCKDCADSCAKCVAECKNILAAA; from the coding sequence ATGAACAGGAGAGAGTTGATTATCGGGGCTGGGGCAATGGCCGTGGCGGCTGTTTCCGGCACGGCTTTCGCCGCCGACGAACATCAGCACCACCATGCGTCCGGCGGCGGAGCGTATGACAAGCTGATATCCGAAGCGGTGGAATGTATGAAACGCGGCGAACTGTGCCTGCATCATTGTTTTACATCGTTCGCCGCTGGCGACACCGCGCTAGCCGCCTGCGCAAGCTCCGTCAACGACATGCTGGCGTTCTGCGCGGCCACGGTGAAGATCGCCGCCAACGAGAGCAAATATGCAAAGGAGGCCGTGGCCACTTGCATGAAGATATGCCAGGACTGCGAAAACGAATGCAGGAAACACGAAAAGAAGCACGCCACATGCAAAGATTGCGCGGACTCCTGCGCCAAATGCGTGGCCGAATGCAAGAATATCCTCGCGGCGGCCTGA
- a CDS encoding outer membrane protein transport protein, translating into MATPNMAAASGFRIPEVDNAGTAMGQAVSASVTDAASVYHNPAAMIEVPNYAVKAGVQFIDPVSEFTSADAEYAGQNRTEKTSNTTFAVPSLYLVRSFAESGLAVGFGAFSNFGLGTSWSDYGRFRYNATDTTLRTTTYNLNVAKKFGDRFSAAVGVDMMTSDARLDAMYPFYYFEAGAADGYRIVKGTGNGYGFNAAVLFKPTGNIKASLTYRSKVKTTISGTAEILNFPGTLGALVGGAGGDYNSGAEVDINYPDIAVLGISWQANEKLLVEVDVDYTGWSSYDKLEFKFSKPLTLSNGVSLLPATSTQTKDWTNTTAIRVGAAYKITPATTLRAGYVNDKSAVPDATFDPRTPDSDRNIVSFGFGYRAGDRFTLDATYAYLWTASRTVNNTVGNEVGSSVDGDYKSTANIFGLSIGYDF; encoded by the coding sequence ATGGCCACACCGAATATGGCCGCGGCATCCGGCTTCCGCATCCCGGAAGTGGACAACGCCGGCACGGCGATGGGGCAGGCAGTGTCCGCCTCCGTGACCGACGCCGCCAGCGTTTATCACAATCCGGCGGCCATGATAGAGGTGCCAAACTACGCCGTCAAAGCGGGCGTTCAGTTCATCGATCCTGTGTCTGAATTCACGTCGGCGGACGCCGAATACGCGGGGCAGAACCGGACGGAAAAAACGTCCAACACCACTTTCGCCGTGCCGAGCCTTTACCTGGTCAGGAGCTTCGCGGAATCTGGGCTGGCCGTGGGCTTTGGCGCTTTTTCCAATTTCGGGCTTGGAACATCGTGGTCGGACTACGGCCGGTTCCGTTATAACGCCACGGACACCACCCTTCGCACCACCACTTACAACCTCAACGTGGCCAAGAAATTTGGCGACAGGTTTTCCGCCGCCGTCGGTGTGGACATGATGACCTCCGACGCCCGGCTGGACGCGATGTATCCGTTCTACTACTTCGAGGCGGGCGCCGCGGACGGTTACAGGATCGTTAAAGGGACCGGAAACGGCTACGGCTTTAACGCCGCGGTGCTGTTCAAGCCTACGGGCAACATAAAGGCGTCCCTTACCTACAGGTCCAAGGTCAAGACAACGATCTCCGGCACGGCGGAAATCCTCAACTTCCCCGGAACCCTCGGGGCGCTTGTGGGCGGGGCCGGCGGCGACTATAACAGCGGGGCCGAGGTGGACATAAACTATCCGGACATCGCGGTGCTAGGCATATCCTGGCAGGCCAACGAAAAGCTGCTGGTGGAGGTTGACGTTGACTACACAGGGTGGTCCTCCTATGACAAGCTTGAGTTTAAGTTTTCCAAGCCGCTGACGCTGTCCAACGGCGTCTCCTTGCTCCCGGCCACTTCCACCCAGACCAAGGACTGGACCAATACCACGGCCATCCGCGTCGGCGCGGCGTACAAGATCACCCCGGCCACAACGTTGCGCGCCGGGTATGTCAACGACAAGTCCGCGGTGCCGGACGCGACCTTTGATCCCCGCACACCGGACTCCGACCGGAACATCGTTTCTTTCGGCTTCGGCTACAGGGCGGGGGACCGCTTCACGCTGGACGCCACTTACGCTTACCTGTGGACCGCTTCGCGCACGGTGAACAACACCGTGGGCAACGAGGTCGGCTCTTCGGTGGACGGCGATTACAAGTCCACCGCGAACATCTTCGGGCTCTCCATCGGTTACGACTTCTGA
- a CDS encoding zinc-binding dehydrogenase — translation MKMMKAVLADGPGGPEVLRLAEVARPQAGPGEIVVSVKACALNPVDYKIRAGYLSARRTYPAIYGYDVSGVVDETGAGVSEFAPGDEVFYCAELFGQGAYAQFHAVRTDIVHKKPANLTHVQAAAIPLAGMAAWQGLFKQARLAMGETILIYGAAGGVGSLAVQMASWAGARVIGVCSTANFEYLKSLGADHIVDYTKGSVAERIHQITNGEGVEVVLETVGDDCLIESFEIIKQFGRIVFLNAITSNKPLSALNPAKLKNAAIFCELERPAKETLSAIYTLVTRGFIKPQVDQVISLGQVAEGHRRLEGRHGRGKIVIDLSI, via the coding sequence ATGAAGATGATGAAAGCGGTATTGGCGGACGGACCCGGCGGGCCGGAGGTATTGCGGCTTGCGGAAGTTGCAAGGCCTCAGGCGGGACCGGGGGAGATCGTGGTGTCGGTCAAGGCGTGCGCCCTGAATCCGGTGGACTATAAAATCAGGGCCGGCTATCTTTCCGCCCGCAGGACATATCCGGCGATTTATGGATATGACGTCTCCGGAGTCGTGGATGAAACGGGCGCAGGAGTCTCCGAATTCGCCCCCGGAGATGAAGTGTTCTATTGCGCGGAGCTTTTCGGGCAAGGGGCGTATGCGCAATTTCACGCCGTACGGACGGACATCGTCCATAAAAAACCGGCAAACCTGACCCATGTTCAGGCGGCGGCCATTCCGCTTGCCGGGATGGCGGCATGGCAAGGGCTTTTCAAGCAGGCGCGTCTTGCCATGGGGGAGACCATTCTTATATATGGAGCCGCCGGAGGGGTTGGATCCCTTGCGGTCCAGATGGCTTCGTGGGCTGGCGCCAGGGTGATCGGGGTCTGCTCCACCGCTAACTTTGAATATTTGAAAAGTCTCGGGGCGGACCACATCGTTGACTATACAAAAGGGAGTGTGGCCGAAAGGATTCACCAGATCACCAATGGCGAGGGAGTTGAGGTGGTTTTAGAAACGGTGGGGGATGATTGCCTAATAGAAAGCTTTGAGATAATAAAGCAATTCGGGCGGATAGTATTCCTGAACGCCATAACATCAAACAAGCCACTTTCCGCCTTGAATCCCGCCAAGCTTAAAAACGCGGCCATTTTCTGCGAGCTGGAGCGCCCCGCAAAGGAGACCCTGTCCGCTATTTACACCCTCGTAACACGCGGATTTATAAAGCCGCAGGTGGACCAAGTGATAAGCCTTGGGCAAGTGGCTGAAGGTCATAGGAGGCTGGAGGGGCGGCATGGCCGCGGAAAGATTGTAATAGACCTCTCCATTTAA
- the dinB gene encoding DNA polymerase IV has protein sequence MDAFFVSVEEALNPKLKGKPVIVGGDPGGRGVVTSASYKAREYGVRAAMPLAQAKKLCPKGIFLKGSHRLYSTYSRRIMEILERYTPAVEQVSVDEAYMDLTGCERAHKADAVTIAERIHQAISDEVGVPCSIGIAQNKVTAKIAANMAKPNGMLYVRPGREADFLAPLPIGKMPGVGPSTEKELYKLGVHKIGDLARFPVDTLEKVFGKRASWLSEKAAGRGGSEVSTDDDDAKSIGRELTYAADTSDPEMLEATLSYLSESVGQRLRRAGLVFCRVTVKLRYADFNTYTRAKTIANPASGTGDIYRAARDILHNLYTRRAAVRLIGVTVSCLAEPPKQTTIFDAPASLSAERLTRQVDEAKERFGFHSAMTARSYVFAKAMEGRKRVA, from the coding sequence ATGGACGCGTTCTTCGTCTCTGTGGAAGAAGCCTTGAACCCGAAACTCAAAGGTAAACCGGTGATTGTGGGGGGCGACCCTGGCGGGCGGGGGGTGGTGACTTCCGCTTCGTACAAGGCGCGCGAATATGGCGTGCGCGCCGCCATGCCTCTTGCCCAGGCGAAAAAACTCTGCCCGAAAGGCATCTTCCTTAAAGGGTCGCACAGGCTTTATTCCACATATTCCCGCCGGATCATGGAAATCCTGGAGCGCTACACCCCCGCCGTGGAGCAGGTGAGCGTGGACGAGGCGTATATGGACCTTACCGGGTGCGAACGGGCGCACAAGGCGGACGCGGTGACCATCGCCGAACGTATCCACCAGGCCATAAGCGATGAAGTGGGGGTGCCGTGCTCCATCGGGATAGCGCAAAACAAGGTCACCGCCAAGATAGCCGCCAACATGGCCAAGCCAAACGGGATGCTTTATGTGCGCCCCGGGCGCGAGGCGGATTTTCTGGCGCCGCTCCCCATCGGCAAGATGCCGGGGGTGGGGCCTTCCACGGAAAAAGAGCTTTATAAACTGGGTGTCCACAAAATCGGCGACCTGGCCCGGTTCCCCGTGGACACGCTGGAAAAGGTCTTCGGCAAGCGCGCCTCCTGGCTTTCCGAAAAGGCGGCGGGACGAGGCGGCTCCGAGGTCTCCACGGATGACGACGACGCAAAGTCCATCGGGCGGGAGCTGACATACGCCGCGGACACATCCGACCCGGAGATGCTGGAGGCGACACTGTCGTACCTCTCCGAAAGCGTGGGCCAAAGGTTACGAAGGGCGGGGCTTGTGTTCTGCCGGGTGACGGTGAAGCTTCGCTATGCGGACTTTAACACCTACACCCGCGCAAAAACCATCGCAAACCCGGCCAGCGGCACGGGAGACATATACAGGGCGGCGCGGGACATCCTCCACAACCTTTACACAAGGCGGGCCGCCGTGCGGCTTATCGGGGTTACGGTCTCCTGCCTGGCCGAGCCGCCGAAACAGACGACGATATTCGACGCGCCGGCGTCACTCTCCGCCGAGCGTCTGACGCGGCAGGTGGACGAGGCAAAAGAGCGTTTCGGCTTCCACTCCGCCATGACCGCCCGGTCATACGTGTTCGCAAAAGCGATGGAGGGGAGAAAACGGGTGGCGTGA